The Candidatus Thorarchaeota archaeon sequence AATCGTTCCTATTTTCTTCATGTGAATCATCCCTGCACGCAAGCCATATTCAGTTCTTCCGAACCTGATTGATAGCCAGTACTAAAGGTGAAGAATTGAAGCACTGGGGTGGTTGGCAGATAGCGTGCTATCATGTTTTCTACATAGGTGTATGGTTCTTTGGTTTTAAAGGAAGAATGAATGAAGGTTATAGATGAATCATATATTAACGATTCATGCATCTGTTATTACAATTCTTGGAAGTACAGCCGCAGCAATTCGGCCACACAGCGAGCTCTAGAAACACAACCTCTATCACGGTGGGGATCAGAACCGTCAAACATACCTGATACTGTACCTAAACAACCATCCCTTATTGACGAAAGTACAGGCCGGAAAAACTTCTTCTCAGCATCTTTCCTCGTCCGCTTATCTCTTCCGTGTACGTTCAGATATGCTGAGATGAAAGGACCAATCAACCAAGGATGAACTGTCCCCTGATGCACTGAACCTGCCCTGCTCCGAGGCCCTCCAGTATGGGCAGGAGCATATCTTGGATCACTCGGAGCCAGAGTCCTCAAACCATACGGAGTGACAAGCTCTTCTTCAACAACAGAAAGAATGCTCTTTGCTTTCTTGGTGTCTAAGAGATTGTAGGGAAGACTGAGGGCAAAAACCTGATTGGGGCGAAGCGATTCATCATTTCGATCATCCGTTACTACATCGTAGAGATATCCAAGCTCATCGTCCCAAAAAGTCTGGACAAAAGCCTCTTTTATCCAAGATGCCACAGCCTTGTATTCGTACGAATCGCGGCCCATCAACTCACAAAGGTCACCTGCGGCCATTAATGCATTGAACCAGAGGGCATTCACTTCAACACATTTGCCAGTGCGTGGCGTTGCGAGCCAATTTCCCACCTTCTCATTCATCCATGAAACTTCTACCCCGGGAATCCCTGAGTGAATCAACCCGTCGTGATCCTCATAGATCCCGTATTTCGTTCCTGTACGAAAGGCCCCGATGATTGAGTCTATGGTGTCCCAAATGAGCCCTCTGAGGAACTCAGTATCGTGGGTATGATCGATGTACTTCTTGACGCCGAGAATGAACCACAAGGACGCATCCACACTATCATACTCCGGCTGAATCCCCCTGTCAGGGAAATCATTTGCAATCAATCCATAGCGCGAATATCTAGCATAGGTGGTGAGAATGCCTCGAGCATCTTGGAATCTGCCAATTGCTACTGTCAGACCAGGCAAAGATATCATAGCATCATGGCCAATATCCGCTAATCTGTGATAGCCTGCAATGACCGATTTCCGTTGTGTCGTTTCACGGTCGACAATGAAAGCATCAGCATTGAAAATCAACCATTCAATGTCCGTATCCCGTTCTTTCTCAGACATACTGTAAGCACGACTGTTCAGAATCCTTCTTCGTTTCAGCTCATTAAACCGCAGTCTAGCAAAATCCTTTCGCTGAGCTTCTGTTAGAGGCCCGAGGGTTTCCAACAATTCGTTTTTGCTGCGATCGGCCGCAAAAAGAAAAGATAGAAAGTGGGAACCAGGTTCAAGAACAGAATGAAACACGCCCGGGATGAACAAGACATCTGTATGATCCAACCCTCGTGACTTATCCTTGCGATATATCTGCAAATCACTTCTGTGTATTTTGGCTTGCATAAACTCAGCGTCAGGTGTATATGCGAAAACCGTCGGGCTATTCTCACGGGAATCTGAACAGAAATATGCATCTTCATCTCTGGCTTCGATTTCCGGTTCGAATATCAATTCCTCAGGCCGTTCGTCGAGGTTTCGGGAAGTTTGCATTGGAGTTACAGTAAATACTGTCTCTTCCGTTGTTTCAATCTCGTAATTCACTACAGCGATGTTTCTT is a genomic window containing:
- a CDS encoding glycogen debranching enzyme family protein; this encodes EENGLGGYASSTVVGLNTRGHHGLLVCALNPPVDRWLTISRLDDVLATSECEYNLSVEETTEGVTRRGYRHMKSFELNPLPTMRYETDCFAVKKSVFMPFRRNIAVVNYEIETTEETVFTVTPMQTSRNLDERPEELIFEPEIEARDEDAYFCSDSRENSPTVFAYTPDAEFMQAKIHRSDLQIYRKDKSRGLDHTDVLFIPGVFHSVLEPGSHFLSFLFAADRSKNELLETLGPLTEAQRKDFARLRFNELKRRRILNSRAYSMSEKERDTDIEWLIFNADAFIVDRETTQRKSVIAGYHRLADIGHDAMISLPGLTVAIGRFQDARGILTTYARYSRYGLIANDFPDRGIQPEYDSVDASLWFILGVKKYIDHTHDTEFLRGLIWDTIDSIIGAFRTGTKYGIYEDHDGLIHSGIPGVEVSWMNEKVGNWLATPRTGKCVEVNALWFNALMAAGDLCELMGRDSYEYKAVASWIKEAFVQTFWDDELGYLYDVVTDDRNDESLRPNQVFALSLPYNLLDTKKAKSILSVVEEELVTPYGLRTLAPSDPRYAPAHTGGPRSRAGSVHQGTVHPWLIGPFISAYLNVHGRDKRTRKDAEKKFFRPVLSSIRDGCLGTVSGMFDGSDPHRDRGCVSRARCVAELLRLYFQEL